ACCAAAGTTCTTGGAAATGAATTAGCTGAGGTAAGAAAGGTTACTAAAATTTTAAGTAGTGCTAGAATAGCATTAGAGCAAATTGAATTACGACTAACTACATGTAGTGATCTTGGAGATACTGTTGTAGCAATAATGCCAACAATGGGTTTAATGAAAAATCTAAAATCTTCACTAGGAAAAATAATGCCTGGTGCTGAACAAGAGATTGGCCAAATGGCAGAAATGCTTGGAGGATTTATGACAGATAGTTTCTCAGGTGATTCAGCATTTGGAATAGATGCAACAACTACTGCAGAATCTGAAAGTATTCTAAAAGAAGCTGCTGCTGTTGCAGAAAGTTCCACAGGCCAAATGTTCCCTTCAGTTCCTACAAGTACTCAAGAAGCAACTAGTACAAAATTCTATTAATTGTAAAATTTTT
This genomic window from Nitrosopumilus ureiphilus contains:
- a CDS encoding Snf7 family protein; its protein translation is MPNLSKDWSKQPQPSISEKINDTIKPKGALKPRVQDGIKKIQIQIKKLDTMLTNLQERDAKLFQRIVDATQKHDTQTTKVLGNELAEVRKVTKILSSARIALEQIELRLTTCSDLGDTVVAIMPTMGLMKNLKSSLGKIMPGAEQEIGQMAEMLGGFMTDSFSGDSAFGIDATTTAESESILKEAAAVAESSTGQMFPSVPTSTQEATSTKFY